A genomic region of Pseudomonas sp. KU43P contains the following coding sequences:
- a CDS encoding 5-oxoprolinase subunit PxpA, producing the protein MNIDTGARQVKRLLLNCDMGESFGSWRMGRDAEVMPYIDCANIACGYHAGDPGTMRRTVALALEHDVAIGAHPAYPDLVGFGRRSMACSSEEIRDLLHYQIGALQGICKALGARVAYVKPHGALYNDMMADPLKLRAVLEAMAAYDSSLPLMLMATADNSAAQALGNEIGVPLWFEAFADRAYTASGHLQSRRLPGAVHHAPALVVEQALRLARGETLVADDGSAVRLHASTLCVHGDNDSSVAAVRQIRQALDGLEQA; encoded by the coding sequence ATGAACATCGACACGGGAGCACGCCAGGTGAAACGCCTGCTACTCAATTGCGACATGGGCGAAAGTTTCGGTAGCTGGCGCATGGGCCGGGATGCCGAGGTAATGCCTTACATCGACTGCGCCAACATCGCCTGCGGCTACCACGCCGGCGACCCTGGCACCATGCGCCGTACCGTGGCCCTGGCGCTTGAGCATGACGTCGCCATCGGTGCCCACCCGGCCTACCCGGACTTGGTCGGCTTCGGCCGCCGCTCCATGGCTTGCAGCAGCGAGGAAATCCGCGACCTGCTGCATTACCAGATCGGCGCCTTGCAGGGCATCTGCAAGGCCCTTGGCGCTCGTGTGGCCTACGTCAAGCCCCATGGCGCACTGTACAACGACATGATGGCCGACCCCCTCAAGCTGCGTGCCGTGCTCGAAGCCATGGCGGCTTACGACAGCAGCCTGCCGTTGATGCTCATGGCCACCGCCGACAACAGCGCCGCCCAGGCCCTGGGCAACGAGATCGGCGTGCCGCTGTGGTTCGAAGCCTTTGCCGATCGCGCCTATACCGCCAGTGGCCACCTGCAGTCACGGCGCCTGCCGGGCGCGGTGCATCACGCCCCGGCGTTGGTGGTTGAACAGGCCCTGCGGCTGGCCCGGGGCGAGACGCTGGTGGCCGACGACGGCAGCGCGGTGCGCCTGCACGCCAGCACCTTGTGCGTGCACGGTGACAACGACAGTTCGGTGGCAGCGGTGCGGCAGATTCGCCAGGCCCTCGATGGGCTGGAGCAGGCATGA
- the pxpB gene encoding 5-oxoprolinase subunit PxpB, with product MKLRIEVVAIDSLMVRLFDAIDEANMPWMLAASQRLGAAFGEHLLDLVPSYTTLMVQFDLPPSEARALIVQALHGLQPDAGSAGRRHQIPVWYHASVGPELPVLAARSGLSEDEVIRLHSERDYPVFALGFAPGFGFMGLVDERLATPRLSTPRKRVAAGSVGIAERQTAAYPAVSPGGWNLIGRTPVRLFDRDREGYSLLQPGDRVRFVAVSHAEFMALGGDDTALEAGA from the coding sequence ATGAAGCTACGCATCGAAGTGGTGGCGATCGACAGCCTGATGGTGCGCCTGTTCGACGCCATCGATGAAGCCAACATGCCGTGGATGCTCGCGGCCAGCCAGCGGCTGGGTGCGGCGTTCGGCGAGCACCTGCTGGACCTGGTGCCGTCCTATACCACGCTGATGGTGCAGTTCGACCTGCCGCCCAGCGAGGCGAGGGCACTGATCGTTCAAGCGTTGCACGGCTTGCAGCCGGACGCCGGAAGCGCGGGGCGTCGCCACCAGATCCCGGTGTGGTACCACGCCAGTGTCGGCCCCGAACTGCCCGTGCTGGCCGCCCGCAGCGGCTTGAGCGAGGACGAAGTGATCCGCCTGCACAGTGAGCGCGACTATCCGGTATTCGCTCTGGGCTTTGCCCCCGGCTTCGGTTTCATGGGGCTGGTGGACGAGAGGCTGGCCACACCCCGCCTGAGCACCCCGCGCAAGCGCGTGGCAGCCGGCAGCGTGGGCATCGCCGAGCGCCAGACGGCAGCCTACCCTGCGGTCTCGCCCGGTGGTTGGAACCTGATCGGGCGTACCCCCGTGCGCCTGTTCGACCGTGACCGTGAGGGTTACAGCCTGCTGCAACCCGGCGACCGGGTGCGCTTCGTGGCGGTTTCCCATGCCGAGTTCATGGCATTGGGCGGTGATGACACGGCGTTGGAGGCCGGGGCATGA
- a CDS encoding biotin-dependent carboxyltransferase family protein, translating to MKQLTIEASTPLCQLQDAGRFGVRHLGVTQGGALDWVAMYWANWLLGNALEAAVIEVTLGGFSVLAEEDCVLALAGADLDARVDDQPLAPWRSFTLAKGQRLTLKQPKQGVRAYLAAPGGFHGEAVLGSCATVVREALGGIDGHGAALGNGQVLRFAGSSAGQREVPQALRPVYAQKPLLDLVMGAQIGDFSGTSLFEAFNSDWTLDSRADRMGIRLLGPQLVYQGAPMISEGIPLGAMQVPPDGQPIVLLNDRQTIGGYPRLGALTPLALAQLAQCMPGAAVRFKAVVQEEAWRGQQVYLQRWG from the coding sequence ATGAAGCAGTTGACGATCGAGGCCAGCACCCCGCTGTGCCAATTGCAGGACGCCGGGCGTTTCGGCGTACGCCACCTGGGCGTGACCCAGGGCGGGGCGCTGGATTGGGTGGCGATGTACTGGGCGAATTGGCTGCTGGGCAACGCGCTGGAGGCAGCCGTGATCGAGGTGACGCTGGGCGGGTTCAGCGTGCTGGCCGAAGAGGACTGCGTACTGGCCCTGGCCGGCGCCGACCTGGATGCGCGGGTCGACGATCAGCCGCTGGCGCCCTGGCGCAGCTTCACCCTGGCCAAGGGGCAGCGGTTGACCTTGAAGCAGCCGAAGCAGGGCGTGCGCGCCTACCTTGCGGCGCCGGGCGGCTTCCACGGGGAAGCGGTACTCGGCAGTTGTGCCACCGTGGTGCGTGAAGCGCTGGGCGGTATCGATGGGCATGGCGCTGCGTTGGGCAACGGTCAGGTGCTGCGTTTCGCCGGTAGCTCGGCCGGGCAGCGAGAGGTGCCGCAAGCGCTGCGTCCGGTTTATGCGCAAAAGCCGCTGCTCGATCTGGTGATGGGCGCGCAAATCGGTGATTTCAGCGGCACCAGCCTGTTCGAGGCGTTCAACAGTGACTGGACACTGGACAGCCGGGCCGATCGCATGGGCATCCGCTTGTTGGGGCCGCAGTTGGTCTACCAGGGAGCGCCGATGATCTCCGAAGGCATTCCTTTGGGCGCGATGCAGGTGCCACCGGATGGGCAGCCGATCGTGCTGCTCAATGACCGTCAGACCATTGGCGGGTATCCGCGGCTGGGGGCGTTGACGCCGCTTGCGTTGGCGCAGCTAGCGCAGTGCATGCCAGGGGCGGCGGTGCGGTTCAAGGCGGTGGTGCAGGAAGAGGCTTGGCGGGGGCAGCAGGTGTATCTGCAGCGCTGGGGGTGA
- a CDS encoding vWA domain-containing protein encodes MLLNLFNEMRAAKVPVSVRELLDLLNALQKRVVFADMDEFYYLARAILVKDERHFDKFDRAFSAYFKGLENLDQHLEALIPEDWLRKEFERSLTDEERAQIQSLGGLDKLIEAFKKRLEEQKERHAGGNKWIGTGGTSPFGSGGFNPEGIRVGEAGKRQGKAVKVWDQREYKNLDDQVELGTRNIKLALRRLRKFAREGAAEELDIDGTIDHTARDAGLLNIQMRPERRNTVKLLLLFDIGGSMDAHVKVCEELFSACKTEFKHLEYYYFHNCVYESVWKNNLRRTSERYSTFDLLHKYGDDYKVVFVGDAAMAPYEITQPGGSVEHWNEEAGYVWIQRFMEKFKKVIWINPYPKQAWDYTASTHLVRDLIEDKMYPLTLQGLEEGMRYLSK; translated from the coding sequence ATGCTGCTCAACCTGTTCAATGAAATGCGCGCGGCCAAGGTGCCGGTGTCGGTACGCGAGCTGCTCGACCTGCTGAACGCCCTGCAAAAGCGCGTGGTGTTCGCCGACATGGACGAGTTCTACTACCTGGCCCGGGCCATCCTGGTGAAGGACGAGCGCCATTTCGACAAGTTCGACCGGGCGTTCTCGGCCTACTTCAAGGGCCTGGAGAACCTCGACCAGCACCTTGAGGCGTTGATCCCCGAAGACTGGCTGCGCAAGGAATTCGAGCGTTCGCTGACCGATGAAGAGCGCGCGCAGATCCAGTCCCTGGGGGGCCTGGACAAGCTGATCGAAGCATTCAAGAAGCGCCTCGAAGAACAGAAGGAACGCCACGCCGGCGGCAACAAGTGGATCGGCACCGGCGGCACCAGCCCGTTCGGCTCGGGCGGTTTCAACCCCGAGGGCATCCGCGTGGGCGAGGCCGGCAAGCGCCAGGGCAAGGCGGTGAAGGTGTGGGACCAGCGCGAGTACAAGAACCTCGACGACCAGGTCGAACTGGGCACACGCAACATCAAGCTGGCCCTGCGCCGGCTGCGCAAGTTCGCCCGCGAAGGGGCTGCCGAGGAGCTGGATATCGACGGCACCATCGACCACACCGCCCGTGATGCCGGGCTGCTGAACATCCAGATGCGCCCCGAGCGGCGCAACACGGTGAAGCTGTTGCTGCTGTTCGACATCGGCGGCTCGATGGATGCCCACGTCAAGGTCTGCGAAGAACTGTTCTCGGCCTGCAAGACCGAGTTCAAGCACCTGGAGTATTACTACTTCCACAACTGTGTGTACGAGTCGGTGTGGAAGAACAACCTACGTCGCACTTCGGAGCGGTATTCCACGTTCGACCTGCTGCACAAGTACGGCGATGACTACAAGGTGGTATTCGTCGGCGATGCGGCCATGGCGCCCTACGAGATCACCCAGCCGGGCGGCAGCGTGGAGCACTGGAACGAAGAGGCAGGCTACGTGTGGATTCAGCGCTTCATGGAGAAATTCAAGAAGGTCATCTGGATCAACCCGTACCCGAAACAGGCCTGGGACTACACGGCCTCGACCCACCTGGTGCGGGATTTGATCGAGGACAAGATGTATCCACTGACCTTGCAGGGGTTGGAAGAAGGGATGCGCTACCTGTCCAAGTAA
- a CDS encoding AAA family ATPase, with the protein MKFEGTRDYVATDDLKLAVNAAITLERPLLVKGEPGTGKTMLAEQLAASFGARLITWHIKSTTKAHQGLYEYDAVSRLRDSQLGVDKVHDVRNYLKKGKLWEAFEAEERVILLIDEIDKADIEFPNDLLQELDKMEFYVYEIDETIKAKQRPIIIITSNNEKELPDAFLRRCFFHYIAFPDRATLQQIVDVHYPDIKQSLVSEALDVFFDVRKVPGLKKKPSTSELVDWLKLLMADNIGEAVLRERDPTKAIPPLAGALVKNEQDVQLLERLAFMSRRGNR; encoded by the coding sequence ATGAAGTTCGAAGGCACCCGCGACTATGTCGCCACAGACGACTTGAAATTGGCGGTCAACGCGGCCATCACCCTCGAACGCCCGCTCCTGGTCAAGGGCGAGCCCGGCACCGGCAAGACCATGCTGGCCGAGCAACTGGCCGCCTCCTTCGGCGCCCGCCTGATCACCTGGCACATCAAATCCACCACCAAGGCCCACCAGGGCCTCTACGAGTACGACGCGGTCAGCCGCCTGCGCGACTCGCAACTGGGCGTGGACAAGGTCCATGACGTGCGCAACTACCTGAAGAAGGGCAAGCTCTGGGAAGCCTTCGAAGCCGAGGAGCGGGTGATCCTGCTGATCGACGAGATCGACAAGGCCGACATCGAGTTCCCCAACGACCTGCTGCAGGAACTCGACAAGATGGAGTTCTACGTCTACGAAATCGACGAGACCATCAAGGCCAAGCAGCGCCCGATCATCATCATTACCTCGAACAACGAAAAAGAACTGCCCGACGCCTTCCTGCGTCGCTGCTTCTTCCACTACATCGCCTTCCCCGACCGCGCCACGCTGCAGCAGATCGTCGATGTGCACTACCCAGACATCAAGCAATCGCTGGTCAGTGAGGCGCTGGACGTGTTCTTCGATGTGCGCAAGGTGCCGGGCCTGAAGAAGAAGCCGTCCACCTCCGAACTGGTCGACTGGCTCAAGCTGCTGATGGCCGACAACATCGGCGAAGCGGTGCTGCGCGAGCGCGACCCGACCAAAGCCATTCCACCGCTGGCCGGCGCCCTGGTGAAGAACGAGCAGGACGTGCAGTTGCTCGAACGCCTGGCCTTCATGAGCCGGCGCGGCAACCGCTGA
- a CDS encoding DUF748 domain-containing protein: MNARYRWPLLGLAGLVVLLVALHLALPYLVRDYLNEKLADMGEYRGRVIDVDLAWWRGAYKINGLKIVKTSGKVPVPLLDAPLIDLSVSWHSLWYDHAVVAEVTFVKPVLNFVDGGSKQASQTGQGTDWRQQLEKLLPITLNEVRIDNGTLTFRNFNSKPPVDLKATQLDANIRNLTNVRDQKGRRDASFEATALLLGDAKVESRATFDPFSDFDDFQFRLRATGIELRRLNDFASAYGKFDFNAGHGDVVIEAQAENGRLNGYIKPLLRDVDVFNWQQDVENKNKGFFRSVWEALVGASETVLKNQPKNQFATRVELSGSVHQQDISAFEAFLQILRNGFIQAFNARYEKSAPDSD; this comes from the coding sequence ATGAATGCTCGCTACCGCTGGCCGCTGCTCGGCCTCGCCGGCCTGGTCGTGCTGCTGGTGGCCTTGCACCTGGCGCTCCCCTACCTGGTGCGCGACTACCTCAACGAAAAGCTGGCCGACATGGGCGAATATCGTGGCCGGGTCATCGACGTGGACCTCGCCTGGTGGCGCGGCGCCTACAAGATCAATGGCCTGAAGATCGTCAAGACCAGCGGCAAGGTGCCGGTGCCGCTGCTCGATGCCCCCTTGATCGACCTGTCGGTGAGCTGGCATTCGCTGTGGTACGACCACGCCGTGGTGGCCGAAGTCACCTTCGTCAAGCCCGTGCTCAACTTCGTCGACGGTGGCAGCAAGCAGGCCTCGCAGACCGGCCAGGGCACCGATTGGCGCCAGCAGCTGGAAAAGCTGCTGCCCATCACCCTCAACGAAGTGCGCATCGACAATGGCACCCTGACCTTTCGCAACTTCAACTCCAAGCCGCCAGTCGACCTCAAGGCCACCCAACTGGATGCCAACATCCGCAACCTGACCAACGTGCGCGACCAGAAAGGCCGACGCGACGCCAGCTTCGAGGCCACCGCGTTGCTGCTGGGCGACGCCAAGGTAGAGAGCCGCGCCACCTTTGACCCATTCAGCGACTTCGACGACTTCCAGTTCCGCCTGCGCGCCACCGGCATCGAGCTGCGCAGGCTCAACGACTTCGCCAGCGCCTACGGCAAGTTCGACTTCAATGCCGGGCACGGCGATGTGGTGATCGAGGCCCAAGCGGAGAATGGCCGGCTGAACGGCTATATCAAACCCCTGCTGCGTGATGTCGACGTGTTCAACTGGCAGCAGGACGTGGAAAACAAGAACAAGGGCTTCTTCCGATCGGTGTGGGAAGCGCTGGTGGGGGCCAGCGAAACGGTGCTGAAGAACCAGCCGAAGAACCAGTTCGCCACCCGCGTGGAGCTGAGCGGTAGCGTGCACCAGCAGGACATCAGTGCCTTCGAAGCGTTTTTGCAGATTCTGCGCAACGGGTTCATCCAGGCATTCAATGCACGTTATGAGAAGTCGGCGCCCGATTCCGACTGA
- the cysK gene encoding cysteine synthase A, which yields MSRIYADNAHSIGNTPLVQINRLAPRGVTILAKIEGRNPGYSVKCRIGANMVWDAESSGKLKPGMTIVEPTSGNTGIGLAFVAAARGYKLILTMPASMSLERRKVLKALGAELVLTEPAKGMKGAIEKANEIVASDPAQYFLPGQFDNPANPAIHEKTTGPEIWNDTDGAVDVLVAGVGTGGTITGVSRYIKHTQGKSILSVAVEPVASPLITQTLAGEELKPSPHKIQGIGAGFVPKNLDLSIVDQVETVTDEESKAMAIRLMQEEGILCGISCGAAMAAAVRLAEKPEMQGKTIVVILPDSGERYLSSMLFSDMFSEQENQQ from the coding sequence ATGAGCCGTATCTACGCAGACAACGCCCATTCCATCGGCAATACGCCGCTGGTGCAGATCAACCGTCTCGCCCCGCGTGGTGTGACCATCCTGGCCAAGATCGAGGGGCGCAACCCGGGTTACTCGGTGAAGTGCCGGATCGGCGCGAACATGGTCTGGGACGCCGAGAGCAGCGGCAAGCTCAAGCCGGGCATGACCATCGTCGAGCCGACCTCGGGCAACACCGGCATCGGCCTGGCCTTTGTCGCCGCTGCCCGCGGTTACAAGCTGATCCTGACCATGCCGGCCTCGATGAGCCTGGAACGGCGCAAGGTGCTCAAGGCCCTGGGCGCCGAGCTGGTGCTGACCGAACCTGCCAAGGGCATGAAGGGCGCTATCGAGAAAGCCAACGAGATCGTCGCCTCCGACCCTGCCCAGTACTTCCTCCCGGGGCAGTTCGACAACCCGGCCAACCCGGCCATCCACGAGAAGACCACCGGGCCGGAAATCTGGAACGACACCGACGGTGCGGTCGATGTGCTGGTGGCGGGTGTGGGTACCGGCGGCACCATCACCGGTGTGTCGCGCTACATCAAGCACACCCAGGGCAAGTCGATCCTGTCGGTGGCGGTCGAACCGGTTGCTTCGCCGCTGATCACCCAGACCCTGGCCGGCGAGGAGCTCAAGCCCAGCCCGCACAAGATCCAGGGCATTGGTGCGGGCTTCGTGCCGAAGAACCTCGACCTGTCGATCGTCGATCAGGTCGAAACCGTGACCGACGAAGAATCCAAGGCCATGGCCATTCGCCTGATGCAGGAGGAGGGCATCCTCTGTGGTATTTCCTGTGGTGCGGCCATGGCGGCCGCAGTGCGCCTGGCGGAGAAACCAGAGATGCAGGGTAAGACCATCGTCGTAATCCTGCCTGATTCCGGCGAGCGTTACCTGTCGAGCATGCTGTTCAGCGACATGTTCAGCGAGCAGGAAAACCAGCAGTAA
- a CDS encoding aspartyl/asparaginyl beta-hydroxylase domain-containing protein, translating to MTLSFLAKAGVLLVFFASVLFVHLRGKARLPVLRQFVNHSALFAPYNTLMYLFSGVPSKPYLDRQRFPELDVLKDNWQVIREEAMRLFDEGYIRAAEKDNDAGFGSFFKKGWKRFYLKWYDKPLPSAEALCPKTVELVSSIPNVKGAMFALLPGGSHLNPHRDPFAGSLRYHLGLSTPNSDDCRIYVDGQVYAWRDGEDVMFDETYVHWVKNETDVTRVILFCDIERPLSSPLMTRINRKVSAFLGRATAPQNTDDERVGGINQAYAWSKRFSNKISTRVKQFKRANPKAYRILRPVLAVVVAYLLYRWLF from the coding sequence ATGACCTTATCCTTCCTCGCCAAGGCGGGTGTCCTGCTGGTGTTCTTCGCCAGTGTGCTGTTCGTGCACCTGCGCGGCAAGGCACGCCTGCCGGTGTTGCGCCAGTTCGTCAACCATTCGGCGCTGTTCGCGCCCTATAACACCCTGATGTACCTGTTCTCTGGCGTGCCGTCCAAGCCCTACCTGGACCGCCAGCGTTTCCCGGAACTGGATGTGCTCAAGGACAACTGGCAGGTCATCCGCGAAGAGGCCATGCGCCTGTTCGACGAGGGCTACATCCGCGCCGCCGAGAAGGACAACGACGCCGGTTTCGGTTCGTTCTTCAAGAAAGGCTGGAAGCGCTTCTACCTGAAGTGGTACGACAAACCGCTGCCGTCCGCCGAGGCGCTGTGCCCGAAGACCGTCGAACTGGTCAGTAGCATCCCCAACGTCAAGGGGGCGATGTTCGCCTTGTTGCCCGGCGGCAGTCACCTCAACCCGCACCGCGACCCGTTCGCCGGCTCCCTGCGCTATCACCTGGGCCTGTCGACGCCGAACTCCGACGACTGCCGCATCTACGTCGACGGCCAGGTCTATGCCTGGCGCGATGGCGAAGATGTGATGTTCGACGAAACCTACGTGCACTGGGTCAAGAACGAAACCGACGTGACGCGGGTGATTCTGTTCTGCGACATCGAGCGCCCACTGAGCAGCCCGTTGATGACCCGCATCAACCGCAAGGTCAGCGCCTTCCTCGGCCGCGCCACCGCGCCGCAGAACACCGATGATGAGCGCGTGGGCGGGATCAACCAGGCGTATGCCTGGAGCAAGCGCTTCAGCAACAAGATCAGCACCCGGGTGAAGCAGTTCAAGCGCGCCAACCCCAAGGCCTATCGCATTCTGCGGCCGGTACTGGCGGTGGTGGTCGCTTACCTGCTGTATCGCTGGTTGTTCTGA
- a CDS encoding DMT family transporter: MSVFSKASVASAATTSLFVLLWGSGAIVSKLGLAHASPFAFLLLRSALALTGLLLIGPLLGLRWPRSRGAILRALGTGCVLLGAYQIFYLLALDTHVTPGVMATVMGVQPILTVVLMERQRSWSRLFGLGLGLGGLVMVVYQGINLGGVSLLGMLFALLALASMTFGSILQKRITDNPMGTLPLQYLAGFAMCAVFAPLQPLHVEWNASFIGALLWMGLVVSLLATLLLYRLIAKGNLVNVTSLFYLVPAVTAVMDLLIFGNRLAPLSLLGMGLIVVGLLFVFRKPASRLAEA, translated from the coding sequence ATGTCTGTCTTTTCCAAAGCATCCGTGGCCTCGGCGGCCACCACCAGCCTGTTCGTCCTGCTGTGGGGCAGCGGCGCAATCGTCTCCAAGCTCGGCCTGGCCCACGCCAGCCCCTTCGCCTTCCTGCTGTTGCGCTCGGCGCTGGCACTCACCGGGCTGTTGCTGATCGGCCCCTTGCTGGGCCTGCGCTGGCCGCGTAGCCGGGGGGCGATCCTGCGCGCCCTGGGTACCGGCTGCGTGCTGCTCGGTGCCTACCAGATCTTCTACCTGCTGGCGCTCGATACCCATGTCACCCCCGGCGTCATGGCCACGGTGATGGGCGTGCAACCCATCCTCACCGTGGTGCTGATGGAGCGGCAGCGCTCGTGGAGCCGGCTGTTCGGCCTTGGCCTGGGGCTGGGTGGGCTGGTGATGGTGGTCTACCAAGGCATCAACCTGGGCGGCGTGTCCCTGCTTGGCATGCTGTTCGCCTTGCTGGCACTGGCCAGTATGACCTTCGGTTCGATCCTGCAGAAACGCATCACCGACAACCCCATGGGCACGCTGCCGCTTCAGTATCTCGCAGGCTTTGCCATGTGCGCGGTGTTCGCGCCGCTGCAACCGCTGCATGTGGAGTGGAACGCCAGCTTCATCGGCGCGCTGCTGTGGATGGGCCTGGTGGTTTCGCTGCTGGCGACCCTGTTGCTGTACCGGCTGATCGCCAAAGGCAACCTGGTCAACGTCACCAGCCTGTTCTACCTGGTGCCGGCGGTGACTGCGGTGATGGATTTGCTGATCTTCGGTAACCGCCTGGCGCCACTCAGCCTGCTGGGCATGGGCCTGATCGTGGTCGGCCTGCTGTTCGTGTTCCGCAAGCCGGCGTCGCGGCTGGCCGAAGCGTAG
- a CDS encoding DUF4265 domain-containing protein, whose product MPPEQTSAYKIVLWRLEQDAQGYPPASVEGLWAKRTDAGYQVDSIPFYAYGIAPGDTISIREDGEQSWFAALQHSGGASVLRILVKAAGDLEQVRAALEDFGCPSQVEKAVRMLAVEVPPTHTLDTLLYYLLTQREAGTLDFEEGVLRHTIPEEFR is encoded by the coding sequence ATGCCCCCTGAGCAAACCTCAGCCTACAAGATCGTGCTCTGGCGCCTGGAGCAGGATGCCCAAGGCTACCCACCCGCTTCGGTCGAAGGCCTCTGGGCGAAACGCACCGACGCTGGCTACCAGGTCGACAGCATCCCCTTCTATGCCTATGGCATCGCTCCCGGCGACACCATCAGCATCCGCGAGGATGGCGAGCAGTCGTGGTTTGCAGCCCTGCAGCACAGTGGCGGCGCGTCGGTGCTCCGTATCCTGGTCAAGGCCGCTGGCGACCTGGAACAGGTGCGTGCAGCGCTCGAGGACTTCGGCTGCCCCAGCCAGGTCGAGAAGGCCGTGAGGATGCTGGCCGTCGAAGTGCCGCCTACGCATACACTCGACACCCTCCTCTACTACCTGCTGACCCAACGTGAAGCCGGCACCCTCGACTTCGAGGAAGGCGTGCTGCGCCACACCATCCCCGAAGAATTCCGCTAG
- a CDS encoding PDR/VanB family oxidoreductase encodes MSNSSTISALVHTLRHEAEGIISVELRPWGDTVFAPFEAGSHIDLHLPNGLVRSYSLLNAPSDQGRYVVGILRDRASRGGSRYVHEQLRVGTQLQISPPRNNFALDTRASHSVLVAGGIGITPIYCMFRQLLAMGRSAELIYCARSRAEAALLEEISGLGAKVISHFNDEKGGLPDLAGYLQGRPADTHFYCCGPTPMLDAFEQACERLGYPHAHIERFTAVQVEPSADAQASYSVELSKSGKTVTVEPGLNLLDVLLEAGCDIEHSCREGVCGSCETRVLDGDVDHRDGVLTKAERAANRSMMVCVSGCKSRRLVLDL; translated from the coding sequence ATGTCCAACTCCTCCACCATCAGCGCGTTGGTGCATACCCTGCGCCATGAAGCCGAAGGCATCATCAGCGTCGAGCTGCGCCCTTGGGGCGATACCGTGTTCGCGCCGTTCGAGGCCGGCTCGCACATCGACCTGCACCTGCCCAACGGCCTGGTGCGCAGCTACTCGCTGCTGAACGCGCCGAGCGACCAGGGCCGCTATGTGGTCGGCATCCTGCGTGACCGCGCCAGCCGCGGGGGCTCGCGCTATGTTCACGAGCAACTGCGGGTGGGTACGCAGTTGCAGATCTCCCCGCCGCGCAACAACTTCGCCCTCGACACCCGCGCCAGCCACAGCGTGCTGGTGGCCGGCGGCATCGGCATCACGCCGATCTACTGCATGTTCCGCCAGTTGCTGGCCATGGGGCGTTCGGCCGAGTTGATCTACTGCGCCCGCTCGCGCGCCGAAGCCGCGCTGCTGGAGGAGATCAGCGGGCTTGGTGCCAAGGTGATCTCTCACTTCAACGACGAAAAGGGCGGCCTGCCGGACCTGGCCGGCTACCTGCAGGGTCGCCCTGCCGATACGCACTTCTACTGCTGCGGGCCGACGCCGATGCTGGATGCCTTCGAGCAGGCCTGCGAACGGCTGGGCTACCCGCATGCGCATATCGAGCGCTTCACCGCCGTGCAGGTGGAGCCGTCTGCAGATGCACAAGCCAGCTACAGCGTCGAGTTGAGCAAGTCCGGCAAGACCGTGACCGTCGAGCCTGGGCTGAACCTGCTGGATGTACTGCTCGAAGCGGGCTGTGACATCGAGCACAGCTGCCGCGAGGGAGTGTGCGGCTCTTGCGAGACGCGGGTGCTGGACGGCGACGTGGACCACCGCGATGGCGTGCTGACCAAGGCCGAACGAGCGGCGAACCGATCGATGATGGTGTGTGTGTCCGGGTGCAAGAGCCGGCGGTTGGTGCTTGATCTTTGA